The genomic DNA TCTACACGGCGTCGACGCTCGCGCTCGATCCCAACACGGGCAAGATCAAGTGGCACATCCAGACCACGCCGGCCGATGCCTGGGACTATGACGGCGTCAACGAGGCCGTGCTCGCGGATCTGAAGATCGGCGGCAGTACCGTTCCGGCGCTGATGAAGGCGGACCGCAACGGCTATTTCTTCGTCGCCAACCGTGAGACCGGCAAGGTGCTCTCGGCCGAGAAATACGTCTTCTCCAACTGGGCCAAGAAGTGGGACGTCGCCACGATGCGCGCGGTCGAGGATCCCGACAAGCGTCCCGGCCCGAACCATCCCGCCAAGGACATCTGCCCGAACCTCATCGGCGGCAAGAACTGGCAGCCGATGTCCTTCAATCCGCAGACCGGGCTCGTCTACATCCCCTCGAACAATGTCTGCATGGACTGGTCGGTCTCCGACGTCGCCTACAAACGCGGCGTGTTCTATCTCGGCGCCGAATTCCCGACCAAGGAAGGTCCCGGCGGCTTCCTCGGCGAGCTCGTGGCCTGGGATCCGATCGCCCAGAAGAAGGTCTGGTCGATCAAGGAAGACCTGCCGTTCAACGGCGGCACGCTGACCACCGGCGGCGGCCTCGTATTCGCCGGCAACATTCATGGCGACTTCCGCGCCATCGATGCCAAGTCCGGCAAGGTGCTGTGGAGCAAGAATCTCGGCTCCGGCATCGGCGCAGGTCCGGTGACCTACAGCGTCGACGGCAAGCAATACGTCGCCATCGTCGTCGGCCGCACGGCAGCATTGCCCGCGTTCCTGGGCGAGGTTGGAAAGAAGATGACGGCCGCAGCCCCCGAGGGCGGTTCGCTCTTCGTGTTCTCCGTCCAGTGACCACTCGCGCGCGTATCCCGAAGGAGACGGGATACGCGCGTGCTTTTCTCGACATCGCGCGGCGACGGCACCAGTCAGATCCTGTGCCGCAACGCCTGGTCCATCAATTCCCAACTGCCGGAGATGAGGATGCGTCCGATCAATCCAGCTAACGGCAAGAGCCGACATCACACCATCGCGGGACGGCTCGCATGGCTCGCCGCGTCTGCGGTGATCGCATCGACCGCATTGGCACATGCCGACGACACAAAACCGTTTCGCCTGTGCGCCGATCCGACCAATCTGCCGTTCTCGAGCGATAATCCGTCGCAGCCCGGCTTCTATGTCGAGATCGGCCAGGCGCTGGCGCAGGCGCTCGGCCAGCCCATCACTTACGACTGGTACAAATCCTATTTCGGCAAGCGCACCGTGCGGGTCACGTTGCTCGGCAAGCAATGCGACGCCATGATCGGCCTGCCGCGCTCCGAGGATTTCATGGGGCCCGCCGTCATCTTCTCCAATAGCTTCGCGAAGGAGGGCTATGCCCTGGTCGCCGCGAAGGGCCAGGCGATCGGCGGCGTGGACGACCTCAAAGGCAAGCGTGTCGCGGTCCAATACGCCAGCACGCCGCAAAACCTTCTCGCGACACGTGACGACGTCCAGAAGGTGACCGTGCTGTCGCCCGAGGAGGCCATGCAGGCGCTCGACCAGGGCAGGGCGGACGTCGCCTTCATCTGGGGGCCGGTCGCCGGCTGGCTGAACATGACGACCTACGGGGATCGCTATCAGATCCGGCTCACCGAAGGCGAAGGCCTGTCCTGGGATGCCGCGATCGGTTTTGCGAAGGGATCGACCGAGCTGCGCGACCGCGTCGACGCGATCCTGCCGACACTTCAGAAGACGATCGCCGATCTCGCGGTGAAATACGGCCTGCCGGCCGGACAGCCGGTCCGCTTCGGAACGGCCGAGGCGGTGCCGGCGGGGACCACGACCGGGACCGGACCGGGGCCCGCTTTGGCGCAAGTCGCAAACGTGGTGGCAACCGAGGCCAAGGGCGATGCGACGGCGCCGAATGCGGAGATCGCCGGTGCGGGCAAGGAGATCTTCAACGGAACCTGCGCGCATTGCCACGGCCCCGACGCCATTCAGAGCGAGCGGAAGATCGATCTGCGGCTGTTGCGTCACCGCTACGGCGACGACATGCGCGACACCTTCTGGAAGACCGTGCATGACGGGCGCCCCGCCAAGGGCATGCCGGCGTGGAAGGAGGTCTTCACCGACACCCAGTTCGACAGCATCTATTCCTTCCTGATGACGGTCCAGGTCGAATCGAATGACTGAACGCCCTTGACCGCACGCGATCGGGAAGATGTGGTAGCATCCACCTTGCATCTTCCCGGCGCCGGACCGGTCCAGGAGGGGTGCGCTGCTGCCGCTCGCGCGGTGGATCCTTTGGAAGGCGCCATGGCCAGCTTCCTGATCATCGACGATCATCCGCTGTTTCGCGAAGCGCTGGGCAATGCCGTGCGGCTGGCCTTGCCCGAGGCCCGCATCCTGGAGGCGATGTCGATCGAGGACGCGCTGGACATCCTGTCGGCCGAGCAGGGGATCGACCTCGCGCTGCTCGACCTGTCGCTGCCGGATGCGACCGGCTTCTCCGGTTTCCTCCGCTTGCGCGAAACTCACCCGCGCCTGCCGGTCGCCATCGTCTCGAGCGAGGAGGACCAGCACGTGGTCCGCGAAGCACTGGCGCTCGGCGCGGCCGGCTATCTGCCGAAGTCGACGTCGAAGCGCGAGCTGGCCCAGTCGATCGAGGGCGTGCTCTCCGGATCGGTCTCGGTGCCGCGGGATTTCGTGGCGACGCCGCAGCGGCGAAAAGCCGAGACCAGCAAGGCGCTCGAGGTCAAGCTGCGCGAGCTCACGCCGCAGCAAATTCGGGTCCTGGACCTGCTTCGGCGCGGCTATCCGAACCGGCAGATCGCGCAGGAGCTGCAACTCGCCGAATCCACGGTCAAGGCGCACATCACCGAGATCCTGCGCAAGCTAGGGCTATTCAGCCGCAACAAGGCGATCATCGAGATCGGCAAGATGGAGCTGCCCGACCCCAGGAACCGGCCCTATGCGCGGGCCGACCGCGGCAGGCCGCAATGATCCACCCCGCCATTGTTGACTTCGATCAAGCCGGCGCGCGCCGGCTGATACATTCTCAAAAGAGTTCGACATCCGGCAGATATTTGGAAATGGCTGACGCGTGATGCGATTTCTGATTGTCGAAGACCATCCGCTGTTCCGCGAGGCGCTCGAAGGCGCGCTGCAAATGGTGGCGCCCGAGGCCGAGATCCTGCAGGCGATGTCAGTCGACGGCGCGCTCGAGCAGCTGTCCGCGGGCGCCGAGCTCGATCTCCTCCTGCTCGATCTGTCGATGCCGGGCACGACCGGCCTCTCGGGCATCGTTCGCATCCGCAAGGCCTTCCCGAAGGTCCCCGTCGTCGTCGTGTCGGGACATCAGGATCCCAGAATCATCTCCGGCGCCTTGTCGCTCGGCGTCGCCGGTTACATTTTCAAATCCTCGTCCAAGCAGGAACTCGCCCAGTCGATCGGCGAGGCGCTGAAGGGGCTGGTCTGTCTTCCCGACGCCTATCGTGCCCTCCGGCCGCAACGTGCCCCAAGTCCCGCTCATGATCTGCTGAAGCGGCTGCATGATCTGACACCGCAGCAATTGCGGGTCCTCGAAATGCTCAAGCGCGGCCTTCAGAACAAGCAGATCGCCTTTGAGCTGAAGATTTCCGAGACCACCGTGAAGGTCCATGTCTCGGACATCCTGCGCAAGCTGAACGTCGTGAGCCGCACCAAGGCGATCGTCGAAATGTCCAAAATCGATTTTGCGACGCTGGCGAGCGACGGGGGCCGTGCCAAGCACGATCGTGCCCAGCCGGATCAGCCGTGACGCGAATGTCTTCCGGTCCTGTCGCGCCGATCGACGGCCGCTAGATCGGCAAGTAAGTCATGCCATTGGCGGAATGTAATTTAGTACCGCTACTGTGCATGGGGTTGTTTTTCGATATTTGGTTTGGCGCCCCGGCGCAGGGAGCTAGCTCAGCAGGAACGACAGCAGCGCGCGCATCTCGGCGGGCTTGACCGGCTTCTTCAACACTTCGAGGCCGGAGAGGCTCGCCTGCTTGGCGGCCTTCTCGGAATAGTCGGCGGTGATGATCATCGCGGGCACGTCGAGCTTCAGGTGCTCTCGGATATCGGCGATCGCCGACAATCCGCTTTCGCCGTGATCGAGATGAAGGTCGGCGATGACCGCGTCGGGTGCTCCGCCCAGCTCGCTGAGGCGCAGCAGCGCGTCCGCCGCCGATGGCGTGGTCGCGACGTCGCAGCCCCACCCTTCCAGCAGGGCGGCCATGGCCTCGGAGCCGGAGGGATCGTTCTCGACCAGCAGGATCTTGGCGCCTTCGAGGCCGCCATATTGGCGTTCACTGAGCTTGGTCTCGTGCACCTCGTCGCTGACCTCGGCGAGATCGGCCGGCTCGAGCTCGAGGACGAACGTCGAGCCCTTGCCGACCTGCGACGACAGCCGCACCTCGTGTCCGAGCACGGTCGCGAAGCGGCGGACGATGGACAGACCAAGCCCGAACCCGGCCTGGTCGGTGGCACTGGCTTCACCGCGCTGGAATTCGCGAAAGATGGCCTCTTGCTGCGTCTGCGCAATTCCCGGTCCGGTGTCGGAGACCTGGACGCAGATGCGGCCGTCTCGCCGCCTGCAACCCATTACGACGCCGCCGCTGCGCGTGTAGCGGATGGCATTGGCGAGCAGATTTTGCAGGATGCGCCGGAGCATCATCGCGTCCGACCACACCGCGAGCGGCGAGTTGCGGATGCGCAAGGACAGGCCCTGCCGCGCAGCGAGCGGCGCGAATTCGTTGTGAAGCTGCTCGAACAGCGGCGCCAGCGCGAGCGGACGCACTTCGGGTCTGAGCGCGCCGGCGTCGAGCTTGGCGATCTCCAGCAACGACCGCAACAGATCTTCCAGCGTCACCAGCGAGCGGTCGACCTGGTCGATCAGAAGGCCAGCCTGCTGTGCCTCCATCATCTCGGCTAACGCCGAGAGCGTCAGCCGCGCCGCGTTCAGCGGCTGCAGCAGATCGTGGGTGACCGAGATCAGGACGGACGATTTGAGCGAGCTTGCGGCCTCGGCCTGCTGCTTGGCGCGATACAGGCCCTCATTGGCGCGTTCGATCGAATGCAGTGCCTCGCGCAACTGGGTGGTCCGGTCCCGGACCTGGCGGTCGAGCGCGATGGCCGTCTCGAACAGCGAGAAGGCGTTGAGCTGCTGGTCCATCGAGCGCTCGACGCGGGACATCAGCGCCGCATTGATCTTCCTCAGCTTCGCGGTTTCCCGCTGCAGCTGCTCGACCGTGTCTGGCTCCTGCAATAGCTCGGTCACGAGGGACGCCTGCCGATGGCGACGCCCGTGAACGTCTGATTCACGTGCATCGATCCGAACTGCTCGCCATAGGTATGAAAACCGACGACGCGATTCTGGCGGTAGAGCTCGGACATGTCGCGGGCGAGCTGGTGCTGTTCGGCATCGAGCCGGCGCAGCAGGCATTCGAAGCCGATATAGAGCGAGACCTCGCCGATCTGGTCGCGCGTTTCCGCAAAGGCCTCGCGTGTCGTGCCGACCAGGCTGCGCGATGTCGCGGCGGTCAGCACCATGCCTTCGTCGATCGCGCAGAAGAAGTGCAGCGACCCGTCGGGTTCGACGCGCTGGATCGACCGGGCGTAGTAGGAGCCGCCGACGCGGACCAGGACGGGATGCGAGGCGAACGAGAACGGGTCGAGCTTGGCATCCATGATCCCGACGACGCGGGAATATTCCTGCGCCGCGGGCTCGGCGTTCAGCTCCCTGACGGTTCGATTCTCGATGTCCGCCTCGGTGACCACCATCTTCTGGGGCCGCGGTTCGAAATTATCGCATTTGAAGACCCGGAACGGCAGCGACGTGCTCAGGAGGATCAGGAGGGCGGCGTTGGTGTGCGCCTTGCCGTCGAGAAACACAAAGGTCCGCTCGAAGCGCATGCCGTCGCCCGCAGAACCCCCGACGATGGGAATGTCGTCCAGCGAGGCATAGATCGCGGACATCACCGCTTCTTCCCGGCCGCACAGGCCGTCGATCAGGACCAGGCCGAACGAATTTCCGCGCTCGACCTCGGGGGATGCCCGCAGCAGCTCCTGCCGGGCCTCGGCGCTGATCCTGCGGCCGTCCTCGACGTGAAAACCATCGAGATTGAGAATGGGCCGCACCACGGCCGCAAAATCGGTGCGACTGAAGGCGAGCGCGACGACGCTGTTCTCGTCCCAGCCGTCGGGCGCCAGCTCGCCGGCGGTGGTGCAACCGCAGACCGGGATCCCGTCAAATTGCCGGCTGATCTCCGCGATGAATTGGTGCGGATCGTAGCTCGGGGAGACGAAGAGCAGGAGCAGCGCCAGCTCATCGGATGGGAGCTGAGCGGCGAGGTCGGCAACGGCTTGCTCGACGCCCGCGGCCTTCGACTTCGCGACGGCAACGCCAGACGCACCGCCAAACCGAAAGTCGGTTTGCCCCACTCCGTTTCTCCCTCAAGGACCCGCTCGGTCTGATGCCGTGCCTGACAAGTGCCCAGAGAGTATGGCCTTTTTCGCCTGGTCGCAACATGGCGGCGAGAATCGCGGAACGTGCGTTCCGCGCGCCAGGCGGCCCTCGGCCACGAATTTACCGCCCCTTGACGATTGTGCCCTAATTTTCATCGCGGGTCCGGGAGGGGCTGCTCCCGGGCAGCGTTGCACGTGCAAGAACTGATCTTTGGGGGTGGGAATGTCCGGGCGTACCGCGTCGTCGTCTAAGCGCACACTGTTTCCCACCCTGAGGTTCCGCGCCAAGATCATCCTGGGCTTTGCGGTCGTGCTCGCCATCTCGGCGGTGAGCCTCGCCTTCGCCTATTTCGGCTTCGAGCGTGTGTCGGAAGGCGTAGGATCCTACCGCAGCAGCGTCTCGGAGGCCGATCTCGCCCGCAATATCGATCGCGAGCTGCTCGGCTATCGTTCGGCCGCGCGTTATTTCGTGGTGACCGGCAAGGAAGACGACGCCAAGGCGGCGCTGGACGCCGAAGCCAGCCTGAAGAGCGCGATCGATCAGGCGATCCAGAACGCGAAGAACCCGGCCCGGCTCGAAAGCCTCAACAAGCTGGCGAAGGAATTTTCCAACTTCTCGGCGACCTTCGCCAAGATCTTGCAAGCCAAGCGCGACAGCGCGCTGCTGGTCCAGAACCAGCTCCAGCGCAACGCCAATCTGCTGAAATACAAGCTCGACGACATCGGTAACAACGCCTCCGACTCCGAGGCGCAGGCGATCGAATTCGGCACCAAGCAGGTCAACGCCCAATTCCAGACCGCGAGTGGAGCCGCGGGCAACTTCATCCTCAACTCGGACCAGGCCGTCGGCGCAAGTGCGATGGCGCGGCTGAAATTCGTCGAGAACTCGCTCGGCGCGGTCTATTCCATGGACGACAAGATCGTCACCGGCCTGAAAGAGGCCAAGGCTCTGCTCGGCGCCTATCGCGATGCGCTGGAAAAGCTGATCGCGAAAGCGAAATTGGTCGACGAGCTCGTCACCGAGATGAGCGGCTCGGCCGGTGCGATTCTGCAGGGCGCGACCGCCATGAAGGCGGATCTCGTCGCCGAACAGCAACGGCTGGACCAGGAGTCGGAAGCGACCATCGGACGGACCGAGCATCTGGTTCTGATCCTCGCCATCGGCGGCACGCTGCTCGGCGCGGTTCTCGCCTTCCTGCTCGGCACCGGCATCTCGCGTCCGATGATCGCGATGTGCAAGGCGATGCGCGAGCTCGCCTCGGGCAATTTCGACGTGGTGCTGCCGGGTCTCGGCCGCAAGGACGAGATCGGCGAGATGGCCGGTGCGGTCGAGGAGTTCAAGGTTCAGGCTGTCGCCAAGGCCGAGCGCGATGCCGCGGCCAGCGAAGTGCAGAACCGCGAGCAGGCCGCAAGCCGCCGTGCCGAGCTGATCCGCTTTGCCGATGATTTCGAGAGCGCGGTCGGCGCGATCGTGTCCAACGTCTCGGCCTCGGCCGTGCAGCTGGAATCGGCCGCGTCAACGCTGACCCGGACCGCCGAGACCACCCAGAGCCTGTCGAGCCAGGTCGCGGACGTCTCCGAGCAGGCCTCCTCCAACATGCAGTCGGTCGCCACCGCGACGGAAGAGCTGTCGGCCTCGGTCGAGGAGATCGGTCGCCAAGTCCGCGATTCCAGCCGTATTGCGGAAGCTGCCGTGGTGCAGGCCAAGGAGACCGACGGCCGCATCGGAAAACTCTCGCATGCGGCGCAGCAGATCGGTGAGGTGGTCAAGCTGATCACGGCGATCGCCGAGCAGACCAACCTTCTGGCGCTCAATGCCACCATCGAGGCGGCGCGCGCCGGCGAAGCCGGACGTGGCTTTGCGGTGGTTGCGAGCGAAGTGAAATCGCTGGCGAGCCAGACCGCGAAGGCGACGGACGAAATCTCTTCGCACATCGCGGGGATGCAGGGCGCAACGGCGGAATCGGTTGCCGCGATCAAGGAGATCGGAGCGACCATCGGCCAGATCTCCTCGATCTCGACCTCGATTGCCAGCGCCGTCGAGCAGCAGGGCGCGGCGACGCAGGAGATCGCGCGCAGCGTCCAGACCGTGGCACAGGGCACCCAGACTGCGGCCACCGACATCGGCCAGGTCAACCGCGGCGCCGCCGAGACCGGCTCGGCCTCGGAGGAGGTGCTGCACTCGGCCAAGACGCTGTCATCCGAAAGCACCCGCCTGCGCGCCGAGCTCGATCGCTTCATGGGCAATATCCGGGCAGCGTAAGGCGCGCTGTTGCGTCATATCCAACTGTCGTCCCCGCGCACGCGGGGACCCATAACCACAGGGAGCGGCTAAGGAGCGAGCGGGTAACTCCGAGTCTTCGCCACACTTCTCCCTGTGGCTATGGGTCCCGGATCTGCGCTTCGCTTGTCCGGGACGACAGCGGAGATTGGCGCGCGGATCAATTGTAACGCCGCGGGAAAGCGGACCTTAACAACTCCTCTGCGTCACCTAACCGCCAGCCAGGCGTCGCAAATTTACCACAGCTTATCCTTTGCCGATTACCGTGCGGACGAGTCAGAGAGCGGGCTGCTCTTTCGGCTGCGCCTGGTTTTCCGCGAATGGAATGGGGTGGGGGAATGTCGGTCAAGTCGAAGTCGAACCAATCGAAGCTGCCAACTTTGCGGTTTCGCGCAAAAATCATCCTCGGCTTCGTGGCGGTGCTGGCCATCCTCGCCGTCAGCATGGCCTTCGCCTATTTCGGCTTCGAGCGGATTGCCGGCGCCGTGGCCTCCTATCGCACCAGCGTCTCGGAAGCCGACCTCGCGCGGACGGTCGACCGCGAACTGATCGCCTATCAAGGACTGGCCCGCGCCTACACCCTGACGGGGGCCGCGGATGACGAGACCGCAGCCAAGGCTGCCGAGGAAAATCTGAAGAGCGCGATCGCCAAGTCGATGTCCGCCACGACCGGCGCCGCCCGACGCGAGGAGGTCGGCAAGCTCGAGGCCGAGTTCCAGCGCTTCACCAAGGTGTTCGGGGAAATCATCACGCTGACGCGTGAGAACAACAAGATCGCGGCCGATGAGCTCAACAGCGTCGGCAACAAGATCCGGTTCAAGTTCGACGATCTCGCCGATACGGCCGCGCTGGCGGGGCTGGCCTCAGTCCAGACCACGGCCAAGGACATCACCTCGCAATATCTGGCGGTCTCCACCTCGGTCAGCGCCTTCGTCGCCAAGCCGGAGCCGAAGACCGCCGATGGCGTGATCGCCCGCGTCAAATTCCTGGAGACCCTGCTGGTCTCGATCTATGCCAACGACCAGAAGATCACCGACCGCGTCACCGAGATCGGTAATCTGCTGAAGCAGTACCGTTCCTCCTTCACGAAGCTGTCGGAGAATGTGAAGATCATCGTCAAGCTGAACGGCGAGATGACCAAGACGGCGGCGGGCATCCTCAAGCTCTCCGGCGAACTGCGGTCGGACCTGACGGCCGATCAGCAGCGCATCGAAGCGAGCGCCAATGCGACGATCGTGGATACCGAGCGACTCATGGTGATGCTGGCGCTCGGCGGCCTCGCCATCGGCGCGGTGCTTGCCCTGATGCTCGGCAACGGCATCTCGCGTCCGATGATCGCGATGTGCAAGGCGATGCGGGAGCTCGCCTCGGGCAATTTCGACGTCGTGCTGCCGGGTCTCGGCCGCAAGGACGAGATCGGCGAGATGGCCGGCGCGGTCGAGGAGTTCAAGGTTCAGGCTGTCGCCAAGGCCGAGCGCGATGCCGCGGCCAGCGAAGTGCAGAACCGTGAGCAGGCCGCAAGCCGCCGCGCCGAGCTGATCCGCTTTGCCGATGATTTCGAGAGCGCGGTCGGCGCCATCGTGTCCAACGTCTCGGCCTCGGCCGTGCAGCTGGAATCGGCCGCGTCAACGCTGACCCGGACCGCCGAGACCACCCAGAGCCTGTCGAGCCAGGTCGCGGGCGTCTCCGAGCAGGCCTCCTCCAACATGCAGTCGGTCGCCACCGCGACGGAAGAGCTGTCGGCCTCGGTCGAGGAGATTGGTCGCCAGGTCCGCGATTCCAGCCGCATTGCGGAAGCTGCCGTGGTGCAGGCCAAGGAGACCGACGGTCGCATTGGAAAACTCTCGCATGCGGCGCAGCAGATCGGCGAGGTCGTCAAGCTGATCACGGCGATCGCCGAGCAGACCAACCTTCTGGCGCTCAATGCCACCATCGAGGCGGCGCGCGCCGGTGAGGCCGGCCGCGGCTTCGCGGTGGTCGCGAGCGAAGTGAAGTCGCTGGCGAGCCAGACCGCGAAGGCGACGGATGAAATCTCCTCGCACATCACGGGCATGCAGGGCGCCACCGCCGAATCGGTTGCCGCGATCAAGGAGATCGGAGCGACCATCGGCCAGATCTCGTCGATCTCGACCTCGATCGCCAGTGCCGTCGAGCAGCAGGGCGCGGCGACGCAGGAGATCGCGCGCAGCGTCCAGACCGTGGCACAGGGCACCCAGACCGCGGCCACCGACATCGGCCAGGTCAACCGCGGCGCCGCCGAGACCGGCTCGGCCTCGGAGGAGGTGCTGCACTCGGCCAAGACGCTGTCATCCGAAAGCACCCGTCTGCGCGCCGAGCTCGATCGCTTCATGGGGAATATCCGCGCGGCGTAGGCCTCGCTGTCGCTTCACCCTCGGTTGTCGTCCCCGCGAAAGCGGGGGACCCATAACCACAGGGAGAAGTGGTTGCGCGAAACTGGTCACTCCGAGTCTTCGCCAAACATCTTCCTGTGGTTATGGGTCCCTGTGTATCGAAATCCTGTCATGGTGGAGTGGGCGGGAAGCCGTTGGGTCCTTGGCGCTTGACGCCGTGAGCCGGCTCGGTCTCCCGCCCGTTCCATTTATCAACCTGAACAGTTGCACGAGGCTGCGCCAACAGACCTCGCATCACAGGGACAGGCACCATGATCATACGCCCTCGTTACGTCGGAATCGACGTCTCCAAACGATATCTCGATATCTTCGATGAGAGCCTGGGCGTGCCGGAGCGCATCGCCAACGCGCCGCAGGCCATCACACAGATCGCGGCGCGTTGGCGATGCGATGTGCTGGTCGTCTTTGAAGCCACGGGCGTCTATGACCTTGAGCTTCGTGAGGCGCTCAGCCAGGCCGGCATCCGCTTTGCCCGGATCAACCCGGCCCGGGCCCGGGACTTTGCGCGCGCCAGCGGCCAGCTCGCCAAGACCGACCCGATCGATGCCCGGATGCTGGCGAGCTTTGCCCGGGCCATGCAGCCTGCCGCTGAGCAGGCTGCCAATCCTGCCCGCAATGCCCTGGCGGGGCTTGCAAAACGGCGGGATCAACTGGTTCTCATGCGTGCCCAGGAGAAGAACAGGCGCAGCGAGGCCGAGGACCGCGCCATGGCCGATCGCATCGGTCGGCTCATTGAAGTCCTCGACAATGAGATCGCCGCAATCGAGGCCGATATTAGCGCACTGATCAAGACTGAGCCGGAGGTCTCCGATGATGCGCAGTTGATGCGGTCACTTCCCGGCGTGGGCCCCGTAACCTGCATGCAGCTGATCGCGCAGATGCCGGAACTCGGAAAAGTGGGACCGAAGCAGGTGGCCGCGCTCGCCGGCCTGGCTCCCTTCAACGTCGACAGCGGCGCTTACCGCGGCAAGCGGAAGATCGTCGGGGGCCGAAAGCGCGTCCGCGATGCCCTCTACATGGCCGCTCTCAATGCGGTCCGCCGGGCCGATCCATTCAAGGCCTTCTACGCTCGACTGCGACAGGCCGGTAAACCTGCCAAGCTCGCTCTCATTGCCGTTGCCAGGAAGCTGTTGACGGTCCTCAACGCCATCATCCGCGATCGAAAGCCGTACCTGTACACTAGGCCAACATAACAGTTGCCGGATCTTCGCTGCGCTCGTCCGGGACGACAGCGGAGTTAAGAGCGCCGTCTGAGACTCACTCCCTCCCGAACGCCCGCTTCAGCTCGACCTTCGCCTTTTCCAGCCGCGCGCGCTGTGTTTTCGGCAAGGTCTTGCCGGCGCGGTTGATGTAGAAGGTCAGCATCGACAGCGCCGAACGATAGGCGCCGGTCTTGCGTCGTGAGCTGTGCTCGGCCGATCGCTTCAGTGACGTCGCGATCTTCTTCGGGCTGGTCAGCTTGAACACGCCCTGCTTGAGGTCGAGTGCGTCGCTCTCTTTGGTCACACGCTGCGACCAGCGCTTTGGCGTTGCGCGTTTGGCGTTCTTGCGCGTGGTCGTGCTGCGCCGCGTGCTTGTCTTCCGGCGGCTGGATTTGCGGGCGCCGCTGTTTCGCGAATGTGTCGTCTTTCTGACATGAGCCATGCGTCAACTCCTTGCGGCTCCATCGGAAACGGCCGGTGCTGGCGGCCGTTCCTGCGGGAACCCGGCCTCGCCGCGGACGTTGTCGCAGGTGGCAGGCGGAATGCCGCACCCCAATGATCGGATCGACCCCGTTCACGTCCTGTGAATCGGGGCCGCTTCTATTGATCGAACGCAACAGCCCGATGGAATTGCAGCAAAGCCCAGCGCGGAACTATGCATCTGGGGTCTCGGCGGCCGCGACCGACCGCATCGTCGAGACCAGTATTCCGGCGCGGCTCGACGCGCTGCCCTGGAGCGGGTTTCACACCCGCGTCGTGCTCGCGCTCGGCATCACCTGGATCCTTGACGGGCTCGAGGTGACACTGGCCGGCGCGCTCTCCGGTGCGCTGAAGCAGAGCCCGTCGCTGCACTTCTCCAATCTCGATCTCGGCATTGCCAATTCCGCCTATCTCGCCGGCGCCGTGCTCGGTGCGCTCGGCTTCGGCTGGCTCACCGACCGCATCGGCCGCAAGAAGCTGTTCTTCATCACGCTGGCGCTCTACCTCTCGGCGACGGCGGCGACCGCTCTGTCGTGGGATGTCGCGAGCTACGCGGCGTTTCGTTTCCTCACCGGCGCCGGCATCGGCGGCGAATACACCGCGATCAACTCGACCATCCAGGAGTTGGTGCCGGCGCGCTATCGCGGCTGGACCGATCTCGTCATCAACGGCAGTTTCTGGATCGGCGCCGCGATGGGCGCGGTCGCGGCCATC from Bradyrhizobium sp. CCBAU 53351 includes the following:
- a CDS encoding PQQ-dependent methanol/ethanol family dehydrogenase, encoding MTFETKGFLAGISMVAMLAAVTSGVRANDSLIKAQSDQNQWAVAGHDYGNTRYSPLKQINTENAGKLTLAYSFSLASLRSNESSPIVVGNTLYVSSSWGPKYVYALDAATGARKWTWEPEIPEDVLQYACCDVNNRGVSYADGKIFVGRLDGKLTALDAATGKSLWTTKVVDYKQGSVITSPPLVVRDKVITGFGGGEYGVRGSLQAFDINTGKQLWQTFTVPSPDEPGGDTWKGDSAQHGGGAAWLVGSYDPKTDTVYWGTSNPGPWNTGVRSTGDGNFGKLTNLYTASTLALDPNTGKIKWHIQTTPADAWDYDGVNEAVLADLKIGGSTVPALMKADRNGYFFVANRETGKVLSAEKYVFSNWAKKWDVATMRAVEDPDKRPGPNHPAKDICPNLIGGKNWQPMSFNPQTGLVYIPSNNVCMDWSVSDVAYKRGVFYLGAEFPTKEGPGGFLGELVAWDPIAQKKVWSIKEDLPFNGGTLTTGGGLVFAGNIHGDFRAIDAKSGKVLWSKNLGSGIGAGPVTYSVDGKQYVAIVVGRTAALPAFLGEVGKKMTAAAPEGGSLFVFSVQ
- a CDS encoding response regulator transcription factor, with the protein product MASFLIIDDHPLFREALGNAVRLALPEARILEAMSIEDALDILSAEQGIDLALLDLSLPDATGFSGFLRLRETHPRLPVAIVSSEEDQHVVREALALGAAGYLPKSTSKRELAQSIEGVLSGSVSVPRDFVATPQRRKAETSKALEVKLRELTPQQIRVLDLLRRGYPNRQIAQELQLAESTVKAHITEILRKLGLFSRNKAIIEIGKMELPDPRNRPYARADRGRPQ
- a CDS encoding c-type cytochrome — protein: MLFSTSRGDGTSQILCRNAWSINSQLPEMRMRPINPANGKSRHHTIAGRLAWLAASAVIASTALAHADDTKPFRLCADPTNLPFSSDNPSQPGFYVEIGQALAQALGQPITYDWYKSYFGKRTVRVTLLGKQCDAMIGLPRSEDFMGPAVIFSNSFAKEGYALVAAKGQAIGGVDDLKGKRVAVQYASTPQNLLATRDDVQKVTVLSPEEAMQALDQGRADVAFIWGPVAGWLNMTTYGDRYQIRLTEGEGLSWDAAIGFAKGSTELRDRVDAILPTLQKTIADLAVKYGLPAGQPVRFGTAEAVPAGTTTGTGPGPALAQVANVVATEAKGDATAPNAEIAGAGKEIFNGTCAHCHGPDAIQSERKIDLRLLRHRYGDDMRDTFWKTVHDGRPAKGMPAWKEVFTDTQFDSIYSFLMTVQVESND
- a CDS encoding response regulator transcription factor encodes the protein MRFLIVEDHPLFREALEGALQMVAPEAEILQAMSVDGALEQLSAGAELDLLLLDLSMPGTTGLSGIVRIRKAFPKVPVVVVSGHQDPRIISGALSLGVAGYIFKSSSKQELAQSIGEALKGLVCLPDAYRALRPQRAPSPAHDLLKRLHDLTPQQLRVLEMLKRGLQNKQIAFELKISETTVKVHVSDILRKLNVVSRTKAIVEMSKIDFATLASDGGRAKHDRAQPDQP
- a CDS encoding hybrid sensor histidine kinase/response regulator, which produces MTELLQEPDTVEQLQRETAKLRKINAALMSRVERSMDQQLNAFSLFETAIALDRQVRDRTTQLREALHSIERANEGLYRAKQQAEAASSLKSSVLISVTHDLLQPLNAARLTLSALAEMMEAQQAGLLIDQVDRSLVTLEDLLRSLLEIAKLDAGALRPEVRPLALAPLFEQLHNEFAPLAARQGLSLRIRNSPLAVWSDAMMLRRILQNLLANAIRYTRSGGVVMGCRRRDGRICVQVSDTGPGIAQTQQEAIFREFQRGEASATDQAGFGLGLSIVRRFATVLGHEVRLSSQVGKGSTFVLELEPADLAEVSDEVHETKLSERQYGGLEGAKILLVENDPSGSEAMAALLEGWGCDVATTPSAADALLRLSELGGAPDAVIADLHLDHGESGLSAIADIREHLKLDVPAMIITADYSEKAAKQASLSGLEVLKKPVKPAEMRALLSFLLS